A portion of the Myripristis murdjan chromosome 13, fMyrMur1.1, whole genome shotgun sequence genome contains these proteins:
- the LOC115370624 gene encoding 4F2 cell-surface antigen heavy chain, translating into MNIIFTVKALLNSKATTCRLFPFLWSMEQLTNRDDTEERDPTSERMPVNVGESSYGSMAAAASPLLSGSRGLETAPLLMPEPEAGPVQRWQPMTKEELEVAAGGPGWRKARSRLVFLFWLAWLAMLGTAIAIIVKSPRPIATPLKWWQKSLFYQLQPNLFVDPQPEGPGAVTVVCEHLSYLKSLGIGALILEGVFDKEASPSNLTVINESLGSVPQIQRLLKESNKEGLKVVLDLCELDLFGPQDPAGNDTAGPSELSATVQYALRFWLEQGVAGFAICDTDAAYSEKTLLEWRVVFKEFSTQEEERIVVVKQTRDFLPAIDTSGSVSVELVEIVMRSILPPTHHLLSTQEVASAIEMHLQTMKAADMWPSWTVGGKPSHDLKKLLLVLMMTLPGSPAIQFGEEISHTQNMSLNKGWSHEEVQNDETSSSHVDEERIRHIALALFTSLSHSRAREEALLYGSFTFLSFNTTSLLSSNATLASPSSPPILAFLRSWGCVHFLVLLNTGHEPHALDPAWAPSLPSAGVFVTSTGMDRLGATSLDTLTLRPHEAIVIKLFEAGSYS; encoded by the exons ATGAACatcatttttacagtaaaagcaTTGTTAAACTCAAAAGCCACCACCTGTAGGCTATTTCCTTTTCTGTGGTCCATGGAGCAACTTACTAACAGAGATGACACCGAGGAGAGAGACCCCACG TCAGAGAGGATGCCTGTGAACGTAGGAGAGTCCAGCTACGGCAGCATGGCAGCGGCCGCAAGCCCCCTTCTGTCCGGCAGCAGAGGGTTGGAGACGGCGCCGCTGCTGATGCCGGAGCCCGAGGCCGGACCGGTCCAGAGGTGGCAGCCCATGAccaaggaggagctggaggtggCAGCCGGGGGTCCGGGCTGGAGGAAGGCCCGCTCCCGCCTGGTGTTCCTCTTTTGGCTGGCCTGGCTGGCCATGCTCGGCACCGCCATAGCCATCATTGTGAAGAGCCCGCGGCCGATCGCCACGCCGCTCAAGTGGTGGCAGAAGTCTCTGTTCTACCAGCTGCAGCCCAACCTGTTCGTGGACCCCCAGCCCGAGGGGCCAGGGGCCGTCACAG TGGTGTGTGAGCATCTTTCATACCTGAAGTCCTTGGGAATAGGGGCCCTAATCCTGGAGGGAGTTTTTGATAAGGAGGCCTCACCTTCAAACCTCACTGTAATAAATGAAAGCCTGGGCTCAGTGCCTCAGATCCAGCGTCTGCTTAAGGAGAGCAACAAAGAAG GCCTCAAAGTGGTGCTAGACTTATGTGAGCTGGATCTGTTTGGACCTCAGGACCCGGCAGGAAATGACACGGCAGGGCCCTCAGAGCTCTCCGCCACAGTGCAG TATGCACTGCGGTTCTGGTTGGAGCAGGGTGTGGCGGGGTTTGCAATCTGTGACACAGATGCTGCTTATTCAGAAAAG ACACTATTGGAGTGGAGAGTTGTGTTCAAGGAGTTCAGCACTCAGGAAGAGGAAAG GATTGTCGTGGTGAAACAGACAAGAGACTTTCTTCCTGCTATCGACACCTCTGGTTCAGTCAGTGTTGAGTTGGTTGAGATTGTCATGAGGTCAATTCTGCCGCCTACGCATCATCTCCTGTCTACCCAGGAAGTGGCTTCTGCCATCGAGATGCACCTTCAGACAATGAAAGCAGCGGATATGTGGCCCAGTTGGACG gtTGGAGGAAAACCATCCCATGACCTGAAGAAATTACTGCTGGTGCTGATGATGACGCTACCAGGATCACCTGCCATCCAGTTTGGAGAAGAAATCAGTCATACACAG AATATGTCTTTGAATAAGGGCTGGTCACATGAAGAGGTGCAGAATGATGAAACATCAAGTTCTCATGTG GACGAGGAGAGGATAAGGCACATAGCTTTAGCTCTCTTTACGTCCCTCAGTCACTCTAGAGCCAGAGAGGAGGCCCTTCTCTACGGGAGCttcacttttctctccttcaACACCACCTCCCTCTTGTCCTCCAATGCAACTCTTGCCTCTCCTTCATCTCCCCCCATCCTGGCCTTCCTGCGCTCCTGGGGTTGTGTCCACTTCCTAGTTCTCCTCAACACAGGGCATGAGCCTCATGCCCTGGACCCAGCCTGGGCACCCAGTCTGCCCAGTGCAGGAGTGTTTGTGACCAGCACAGGAATGGACCGTTTGGGAGCTACCTCTCTGGACACGCTGACGCTGCGGCCACATGAAGCCATCGTCATCAAACTGTTTGAGGCAGGAAGTTACTCCTAG
- the ppm1na gene encoding protein phosphatase, Mg2+/Mn2+ dependent, 1Na (putative) — MRTARRASNVEVPSFLRQLVKETEKMVTFFFKGGSREKGSEEEEDTDEDDFMPSPYLDHPILEKNMTEGGSDWGVNYAVASMQGWRAQMEDAHTCMPQLGGELAQWGYFAVFDGHAGTTVAQYCSKNLLDQILSTGGVKADEDPEQVKEAIRQGFLDIDRHMHKRARRDSWDRSGSTAAATLLSPRHIYFINCGDSRTFLCRNGQVVFYTEDHKPSNPREKERIQNAGGSVTLHRINGSLAVSRALGDFDFKEVDWRPQTEQLVSPEPEVFELERTPEDEFLILACDGVWDAIGNEELCAFVRNRLQVCDDLREICAQVIDLCLYKGSLDNISIIIVCFPGAPQVSQEALQQETALEQQIASKVAEIIKLMRSRDEDPDLLYVMKYLTSEDIPGLPPGGGVTSKRDCIIAAYQKYLPLRSHEPMDIEGLEDSN; from the exons ATGAGGACGGCGAGGCGGGCGAGCAACGTGGAGGTACCCTCCTTCCTCCGTCAGCTGGTTAAAGAGACGGAGAAGATGGTCACCTTCTTCTTCAAAGGGGGGAGCAGGGAGAAAggctctgaggaggaggaagatacAGATGAGGACGACTTCATGCCAAGCCCTTATCTGGACCATCCCATACTGGAGAAGAACATGACAGAGGGGGGCTCTGACTGGGGGGTGAACTACGCTGTGGCCAGCATGCAGGGCTGGAGGGCTCAAATGGAGGACGCACACACCTGCATGCCCCAGCTGGGAGGAGAGCTGGCACAGTGGGGCTACTTTGCCGTGTTTGACGGACATGCCGGCACCACAGTGGCACAGTACTGCTCCAAGAACCTGCTGGATCAAATCCTATCTACAG GTGGCGTGAAAGCAGACGAGGACCCCgagcaggtgaaggaggccatccgTCAAGGCTTCCTGGACATCGATCGCCACATGCACAAAAGAGCTCGCCGGGACAGCTGGGATCGCAGTGGCTCCACCGCCGCAGCCACCTTGCTTTCACCACGACACATTTACTTCATCAACTGCGGAGACTCCCGCACCTTTCTCTGCAGAAATGGCCAGGTGGTCTTCTACACGGAGGACCACAAGCCGTCCAACCCCAGGGAGAAAGAGCGCATCCAGAACGCCGGGGGCTCGGTGACTCTGCATCGAATCAACGGTTCTCTGGCTGTGTCCAGAGCCCTGGGGGACTTTGACTTCAAGGAGGTGGACTGGAGACCGCAGACGGAGCAGCTGGTGTCTCCAGAGCCAGAGGTGTTCGAGCTGGAGAGAACACCCGAGGATGAGTTCCTGATTTTGGCATGTGATGGTGTGTGGGATGCCATCGGCAATGAGGAGCTGTGTGCCTTTGTGCGCAACCgtctgcaggtgtgtgatgACCTGAGGGAGATTTGTGCCCAGGTCATTGACCTCTGCCTCTATAAG GGAAGCCTGGAtaacatcagcatcatcattgTCTGCTTCCCTGGCGCCCCCCAGGTGTCACAAGAGGCACTGCAACAGGAGACAGCATTAGAGCAACAAATTGCTTCCAAAGTGGCAG AAATCATCAAGCTGATGAGGTCCAGAGATGAGGACCCTGATCTCCTCTATGTGATGAAATACCTCACCTCAGAGGATATCCCAGGCctgccaccagggggcggcgtCACTAGCAA GCGAGACTGTATCATCGCTGCTTATCAGAAATATTTGCCTCTCAGAAGTCATGAGCCTATG GACATTGAAGGACTGGAGGACTCCAACTGA